Proteins found in one Geothermobacter hydrogeniphilus genomic segment:
- a CDS encoding PAS domain-containing sensor histidine kinase, giving the protein MLPTRVKDIPLQPDKETMKQAPLTDFLKLLPVELLLRTMPSGLFLVDTDQRVVYWNSEAERITGYSAEEALGRHCSFLEGVECGRGCGLYSPTVEKPVIGAICTIYTKAGDSLIISKNIDYLRKDGEIVGGIESFIDVTEQKKLEAALRRQSEQLESTVAQRTAELEKERSRLNSLLEAMTDFAYIVTDDYQLSYMNRAMIEQLGDHVGECCFNSLHDLNHPCPDCPIERVGAGEIVREERFIPKLKQTHELLHTPLASSDGKTLKLAVCRDITERKAVEQALRDANTELDAFAHTVSHDLRSPLTPIIGFAEYLREQYRDKLDEQALGLLRDIETQGHKMLQQMEDLLVLAQIGKLPQPAEPLSTNAVVADVMENLRDEIADKQAEISVGLLPAARLPETLLIQMFSNLLGNALRYGCEPGGKVEISGEREGRRLRYQVRDHGRGLEEKERERIFEPFTRGRSSTGEGTGIGLAIVAKLARIYNGRARVEETPGGGCTFVVDMLEPE; this is encoded by the coding sequence TTGCTGCCGACAAGGGTCAAGGACATTCCGTTGCAACCGGACAAAGAGACCATGAAACAGGCGCCATTAACAGATTTTCTCAAACTGCTGCCGGTTGAACTGCTGTTGCGCACTATGCCCAGCGGCCTGTTCCTGGTCGATACGGACCAGCGGGTGGTCTACTGGAACAGCGAAGCGGAACGGATCACCGGCTACAGCGCCGAGGAAGCACTCGGCCGTCACTGCTCCTTCCTTGAGGGAGTGGAATGCGGCCGCGGCTGCGGGCTCTACAGCCCGACCGTTGAAAAACCGGTTATCGGCGCCATCTGTACCATTTACACCAAGGCGGGCGATTCCCTCATCATCAGTAAAAATATCGACTATCTGCGCAAGGATGGTGAGATCGTCGGCGGCATCGAGTCCTTCATTGATGTCACCGAACAGAAAAAACTCGAAGCCGCCCTGCGCCGCCAGAGCGAACAGCTGGAAAGCACTGTCGCCCAGCGCACCGCCGAGCTGGAGAAGGAACGCAGCCGCCTGAACAGCCTGCTTGAGGCGATGACCGACTTCGCCTACATCGTCACCGATGATTACCAGCTTTCCTACATGAACCGGGCGATGATCGAACAGCTCGGCGACCATGTCGGCGAGTGCTGTTTCAACTCCCTCCATGACCTGAACCATCCCTGCCCCGACTGTCCCATCGAGCGGGTCGGTGCCGGTGAAATCGTCCGCGAAGAACGTTTTATCCCGAAACTGAAACAGACCCACGAACTGCTGCACACCCCCCTGGCAAGCAGTGACGGGAAGACGTTGAAACTGGCGGTCTGCCGCGATATCACCGAACGCAAGGCGGTGGAGCAGGCGTTGCGTGATGCCAATACGGAGCTTGACGCCTTCGCCCACACCGTCTCCCACGATCTGCGTTCGCCGCTGACCCCGATTATCGGCTTCGCCGAGTACCTGCGCGAACAGTACCGGGACAAGCTGGATGAACAGGCCCTCGGCCTGCTGCGGGACATCGAAACCCAGGGGCACAAAATGCTGCAGCAGATGGAAGACCTGCTGGTCCTGGCCCAGATCGGCAAACTGCCGCAACCGGCCGAGCCGCTGTCGACCAATGCCGTGGTTGCGGATGTGATGGAGAACCTGCGGGATGAGATCGCCGACAAACAGGCCGAGATCAGCGTCGGGCTGCTGCCCGCGGCCCGGCTGCCGGAAACCCTGCTGATCCAGATGTTCAGCAATCTGCTCGGCAACGCCCTGCGCTATGGGTGTGAACCGGGGGGAAAGGTCGAAATCAGCGGCGAGCGGGAAGGCCGACGGTTGCGCTACCAGGTCCGCGACCACGGCCGGGGACTGGAAGAAAAGGAACGGGAACGGATTTTCGAACCCTTCACCCGTGGCCGATCCAGCACCGGCGAGGGCACCGGCATCGGCCTGGCGATCGTGGCGAAACTGGCCCGCATCTACAATGGCCGCGCCCGGGTCGAGGAAACCCCGGGAGGCGGCTGCACCTTCGTCGTTGACATGCTCGAACCGGAATAA